GCATGAGCGCGCCGGTTGAATGGACATAGGCGTTTGAGCTGGCCTGCATCTGGGGCGGAATGCCGTCCGTTGCCGTGTAGCGCACGGTTTCGGTTGCGTCCCCGTTTGTGGTCAACGTGTTGCCGCTTGAAGTAACTGTAACCAAAACCCAGTATTGCCCCGGGGTAAAGGACGCGGGAACGCGGATGCTCGGGCCGTAGATTAACGTATCCGTAATCGTGGCTCCGGCAAGGTCAAACGTCAAATCCGCTGACGTGCCATTCAGAGAAAGAGCCGCGGAAGTGGCGCCGGTAAATCCATGGCCTGCGATGCCTGAACCTGACGTACAGCCGTTTGCCGTGCCATTAAAAGGAACAGCGTTCGCATTGTTGCACGAAGAAGGGTTAATCCCGGTCACGATCGGGCCCGTGGTGACAGTCGCCGTATCGCTCGTTGCGGCCGTATCAGTAGAAAATGTAACGTTGAGCGTGTGGTTGGCGCCGAGCGACCCTCCCGCGGCAACAGTAGCGGTAAAACGGATTACCGCGTTGCTCGCGGTGTTAAAATTCCAGGTAACGGTTTGGCCGCTTGAGCTGGTTGAAGCCGCAGGAGCGGAAAACGCAGTGGCAGTATAACTCAAATCAGAAGGCAGAGTAACGCTAAAGGCGCCGGAGGACGTGTTGTTGCCGAACATCTGGAATTCAAGCGTTTCGCCGGGTTCGGCGCGGACCGAGGCGGCAAAACTGCCGCCGGTATTTTTAACGCGAAACTGCGGCGCGGCCTGCGCTTCTGCCGCAACTGCGAATGACGCCGCAAACACGCCCGCCATAATAAAAGTTTTTAAAACAGAACGGATTGAGAGGTCAAAATGGTTCATATAATTCAATTGACGGTTAGGCGCGCCTCCTGCTCTGTATCGCCCACCAGAATAGTGTAGGTTCCTGACGTAATGGCGGCAGGAATTTCCGCGGTTAACACTCGTTCATTAATCTTTTTAGGATTTTCCAGAGCATGCGTCCGAGCACTGCCCTGCTTGCTCAAGAGGAGCTGGAGGCTCTCGTCCAAATGTATGCCCTGCAGTACCAGGGTGCGCTTGGCGCCGGATTTGATGAGGCTCGGCGTGGCAGCCGCCACAACTGCGCGGCCTTTTGAGGGCAGGATTTCAAAAGAAAGCGTTTGGCCGAGTGCCGTGCTGTTGCTGAACAACTGGACGGAATATGAGCCAGGCGCAAGCCCGGCCGGAATGCCCGCCTCCAAGAGCTCGTTGGAAATCAAGCGCCACACAAGGGCTGTGCCGGTCCCGGCAATCGCAAGCGAGGTTACGCCGGAAAGGTCTTCCCCGGCAATCAAGACCCCTGTGCCCAAATCCTCGTACGCGTACCGGGGGTTCATGCTGTACGCTTTTGGCTCGTAAAACGTCTTCTTGGCAAGTGAAACGCTTGAGCGGCGAAGCGTAGAGAACAGGCTTGCAACGGTCCGGCTTGAGAACTCGGAAAAACCCGCTGCCGATATCACTGCCTTGCTCTCAAGGAGCGGAGCTTCGCTGTTTGCGAAAGAGGCAGTATCACTGATGCTCGTCTGCCACGAAAGGTCAATGAACTCGCCGGGTTTGAGTTCGGGAACTGCTATGCCCCGGCTGTTCAAGCTGCCCCCGGTTGCGCCCAGTACGCGGCTTGCGAATGAATCTTCGCGGTACGAGTCCCACTGGCTCGTTTCGGCAGTGATGCGGATGCCGCGCACGGGCTCGGGGTAGCCCGCGTCCAGGCGGATGAGCATAAAATGCTCAAGCACGTCCCCGGGTTGGGCCGTGGCGGCAAGCTGCCATTCGGTTTCTTTGGCCGAGAGGTTGCGCACCTTTTGTGACACCTCAAGCGGCAAGCGGTTCCGCGTCATACTCGTCTCACGGATAACCGCGAGCGCGGCTGCGGCCAGCATACCAATGAGCAGTACGGTTCTCGCATGGGCCTGCATGTAGCGCACCAACCGCATACAGTTAAATTACAAAGAGCTGAATGTTGTAGGTAACAATGCCGCCTCCGACTCCTTCGTTATCATCCGCGGTTACGGTGATGGTCTGGCTTCCGGTTGCTCCGTTTGCGAAATACGTAAACGTGATCGTAACCCCGTTCTTGGTTGAAGCGGTAATCGGCGAGACCGGGCTCGGGGCAACGGAAATGGCTCCGGTGGAAGGCGTTGCCGTGTAGTCCAGATTCTCGTCATTCACATCAGTCAGGTCAAAACTGATCACCTGGGTGGCGCCGGAAGAGATCACAATGGTTTCGGTCGGCGTGATGTTAGTGATGGTCGGATTAGTGGGCGGATACGGCACGGACGCGCTCACAGCAACGCCCGCGTCAACAATGGTCACGGGCACGGTGCGCGAATCGGTTGCCGTTGCAAACCCGTTAGCCCCGGTTTGAATGGTAACATTGTAGTTGCCGCCCGCGGCCGGGTTCTTGGTGAACCCCATGGTAACAGTGACCATTGAGCCCGGTGTTAGGGTTCCCGAAGACCAGCCGAGCGTCAAAACCCGCGTGGCGCTATTAAGGTCGCCGTTTACCACTGCGTCCCAGGCAACGCCTCCGCCCGAAACCGCAACGTCAGCCGAAGCAATCACGTTCGTAAAGTCAAACCCGGAAGCCCAGGTGATCTTGAGGTCGCCTGGAGCCGGGACGCTCGTTACCGGCTTGAATGAAATGGTCTGCGTGACGCCGGTCTTTGAAGGCTTGTGGTTGGAAAGCGCGACCGAAACGCCGGTAAGGTTCGCGGCGCGGCTTGAACCCGCCATCAAACCCGTTGCAATGGCGGCTGCAATCAACATGCTGAATTTTCGGCTTGATGCGTTCATATTAATTTTCCATGCGCTGTTCCGCTTCCAGTTCCTCGCGGAGCGCTTGCTTGAGGCGCTCGCGTGAATGCCTGCGCCAGAATGTGATGAGGCTAACGAGGACGGCAAGCCCGAAAAGCGAAGGCAGGATAATCATCCAGGGAATAATCCAGAAATGGATGGTCTGGCTGGGAAGTTTAGCGTCTCCGTAAGAGAGGTTGAGCTCTGCGGTGTAGCGCCCGAATCCAATGCCTTTCCATATGATTTCGCGCTCCCCGCTCTGGTTCAAAATGTGCGAACCATACCCTTTCCATTCAGAAAGGAATACGCGGGAAGAGTTGGGAAGCACGTTTCCGCCGGTATCGTTCACCGGCACATAGTGAACGAGCGTGCTTCCGGTGATGGCTCCGGACGGGGTCTGCGTGATTTCCTCTCCAACGCGCACCAATTCCGTGCCAAACATATTTGATAAGGTGATGGTTCCGCTCGGTTTCAAGTGCACGTTTCCGGTGTTCGTGAACCGGACCGCAATACTAACCGGAAACTCTGAAAAGATTGACCTGGGTTTGGCTTGGCTTACTGCTTCCGCTTCCGTGCCCGCAGGAAAGGCTTTAAAGATAGTCACCTCTCCGGCCTCGCGCACCTCGCCCGCAACACGCACGAGCAAGAGCACGCCCACTTTCTGCTGGACCGCAATGGTTCCGGACTGCTCGGTTACCGGCGAAAAAAAGATGGTTCCAAAGTGCCCGCCCGCTTCCGCGTTTTCCGGGACCGCAACGCTGAACGGGATTTCCAGCTGGCCGCTTGGAGGCACGGTAATGGCTTCCACGGGCAACGCAATCCAGGAAGAGAGCGAAAACGCGCTCGCATCATCACCCTCAACGAATGCCGGTTTTCCGGCCTCGCCTTGGGCTGTGAAGTCCGCAATGGAAGGGATGAGCACCAGAGGCTCTGCGTCGCCATTGGTGATAGTGATGGCGCCGTTTACGCGTCCGCCTTTATCAACGCTAAACTCAAACTTGGGCGGGGAAACCGTTATATTGGCGGCAACCGCAGGAAGCACATGGCCGGCTATTCCAAAAGCCGCTAATCCTGTGGAAATCACTAAATATGCTAAATTTTTGCTTACACTAGGGAAAATTTTCATACAATCCACTAATTTTTTACTAATACCAAAAACTATAGCATATTTTATATTTTTTGGCAAGGTGCTTGCTAATTTCTGCCAGAGTCCCCTGCCCTTCGCAAGGAAAGGCAGAGTCACTGGCAACAACCAACTATTAGAAGGTTGGGGTCAATGTGAAAGTCAGGGTGTCGGTGTAGTCCCCTGCTTCAGTGTCGTTCGCAACGCGCGTACCCACGGTTACGGCCTGGGTTGCGGATACCGGCCCGGTTGCGGATACCACGTCCTGGGTTGCCCGCATGTCGCGGCCCGCGACGCTCGTGATCACGTTGTCAACCGCGTCAAACGCCACGGCTGCGGTTCCGCCTGCTGCTGTTGAAACTTTGTAGTAGTCAGCTGCGGCAGTATTGGCTGTCGCGGCAATGCTCTGAACGCCGATTTCGCGGTCATTCGCATTGTCGCGGGTTCCGTCCGCATCAACGTCAGTCGCAAGGCCGGTTGAGGCCGCGGTGACGTTTACCCCGCCAACGCCGTTGGTTGCGTAGGTGACGTTTATGTCATCCTCGGAAAACGTTCCCGGAACGAGCTGGCCAAACGCTATGGTCTGGTTGCCGTCCGTGCCGTTTGCGAGGGACATAGTGAGGATCGGAACAACGGTCGCTGACACCGGAACCTGGTTTGCAGTCCCGAAGTTGATGAGTGCCGCGCTGAAGTTGGAATCCGTGTCCGAGTACGTAATCACGTACGCGGTGTTGTTGGAAAGCGCGGCGCCGAGTGTAAAGACCAGGTCAGCTCCGGCAGCCGGATTTTCAACGCCGTCTTCGGTAACTGTGAACCGTCCGCTTGCGTTCGCGGCGTTATTGAGTGTGTCTGCCGTGTTGGCATCCCCCACAAAATAAGCGCTCGCCGGAACCAAGCTGCCCGCAGTCAAATCAACTGCAGTGCCGTTTGAAGCGGTGCTGATGGTGATGGTAGCTGAATCAGCCATTTCCAGGTCAACGCCCGCAGGAAGCCCCACAGTGAACGTGATCCGGTCAGATGATGCAACCGTAACCGCCACGCCAGCGGCGTTTACGGGCCCGATGACGTTCGCCGCCACGAGCACTAACGCCGCGAAAGATGCAATAATCTTATTCATAATCATGTCTCCTTATATTCCCATTACTCCGTTGATTACGACCGTTTCAACGTTTATAGGTAATGGTTATTAATCCCGCGCTGCTGCTGATAAGGTGAGCGCAGGTGGCTGCCCGCTTTTGGCGGGCAATCATCTGGGCTCATTCACGCTAGACCCCTCAACTTCGTTCGGGGTGACGGCGTGGCTGTTAATATTCAGGAATCACGACAAATTCAAGCGTACCGCGGTAATCGCCTGCTGGTTGCGCAATACCCGGAATGGTGGCGCCTACGTCAAACGTGTACGTATCAACCTGCGGTGCCGCTCCGTACGGAATCGCGGGCTTGGGAACGTTCACGATTGAAACCAAGGCCGCGCCCGCGAGGTCAATTTTATCGCTCCAGCCTTGTGAATCCTGCTTGATGTCCACATCAGCAATGGTGTTGCCAAATCCATCCCCAAAGTCAGGGTTAAAACGCGCGTAAATCGTGTACCCCGCGCCCCAGCTGGAAATTGACACGGTCTGCTGTTCAGTCCCGTCTGACTCATCAAAAACATTGCCGTTGAAAGTGTACACAACCGGATTTGCAGTGACGGTAACCTCAAGCTGGTCAATCCAGAAGTTCCACGTTTGGGTTGTTTCCGCATTGCCGGCCACATCAACCAAATCCAAGGTAATGGAGTGCTGGCCCGGAGCAAGAGTCGCGGCAATGTCAAACTCAAGCATGCCTGTGCCCGCATTGTAAACAGGCGCCTGGGCTCCGGCGTCGTATTTGAACACGGTTGAACCCAAATCCGGAGCCTCGCTGATTGCGATGCGTATCTTGGGCGAGTAATCAACAATCAGCTGATCGCTGTTCGGATATGAGTTTGCGATATCGGTAATTGGAGCCTGGCGGTCAATAATGCTTTCGCCCGCCGCTGCTTCGTTTACGAAGTTAAAGGTGTCAATAACCGTGCCCGCGCTAATCGCGAGATCCGCCGCCGTAAAGCCGGTGTTGTTCAGCCCATTGACGGTGAGATTGACAATCTTGTCGTTCCCGCCCGAAATCACAGCCGCGGTTGCGGTTGTGCCCGTGGCGGTGTAATTGGCAAACGCGCCTGCGCTGGCAAGGGACTTGTCCCATTCCACTTCAATCAAGGTATCGCTCATTGCGCGCGCCTGCACAACAACAGGAGGAAGGCCGATGGCGAAATTCGCGTCCGACTGATCATTGGCCGCGTTTCCCGCCGCATCAGCTGCGGTGATGCGGACTTTGACTGCAGTGAAATCAATTAACGGCGCGGTCCACGCGTACGCGCCGTCATTTGCAACGTTCCCGGCAATGGGGTTCCAGGCAAGGCCGTCAGTCGTATATTCCAGGGTAATCGGGTTGGCTGCCAGGTTAAAGTTGTCCGTGATTGCGGCATTGTTCCAGGTGATAGTCCGGTTGGTCCCGGCTATCCACGCTTCTCCTCCGTTCGGGGCTGTGAGTGCGTTCGCCGGAACTGCTGGAGCCGCAGAGTCAATGGTAAACTGATTATCAGATGTGTCGTTTGATGTATTGTTGACTTGGTCAACCGCGGTGATGCGGACTAAAACCGTGTTTGAGTTGATTGAGGGAACAGCCCAGCTGTGCGTGCCGTCATTGGCCTCGTTTGCGGCGATGAGATTCCAGTTTGAGCCGTCAATTGAGTACTCCAAGGTGATGGGATTGGCCGCGAGATTTGTGTCCGTAATATCGCTGCTCGTCCAGGTGATGTTTTGGGTGGAACCTCCGGGCCACGCGATTCCTGGCGCTGACGGAGCCTCAAGCGCGGCCGCCGCGATTGCCGGAGCCGTGTTATCCGCGACAATCACCGCATTGTTCGTGAAGAGCGCGGCATTTCCCGCAGGGTCAGTTGCAGTGATGCTTACGCCGAGGTTCTGGTTGCTGGTTCCTGCGGCGCTGGCAAAGTTCCAGACCGCCTCTCCTGTTGAGGTGTTATAGGACGTCGGCGCCACAGAAATATCGCTCGGGTTTCCAGTGATGGCTGTTAGATCTGCGGTAATATCTGATAGAGCCATTCCCGCTTGGAGCGCATCCGTGATGACAGCGGACAGAATGAATACGTCCCCGTTCTTGATGAGCGTCGTGATATTATGCATGGTTGAGTTCGTGACAACAACATTCGCGATAACCGGCGCGGCCGTGTCATAGGTTATTGACTCGCTCACCGCAGTACTGGTGTTTGGAGCGCTGATTGCGTTATCCGTTGCGCGGGCGTACACCGTAAAATCATCATCCTTGTCCGGGATAAAGTCAGAACCTGCGTTCAGGTACTTCCAGGTTGCAAAGCTGTCAAGTGAAGTTGCGCTGAACCAGACCGCGGTCAGCGACGTCCAGTCGGTTCCGTTCCAATAGTTTCCGCTTGAATCCCGGACGGCAACCTCCACGCTTGCGACGCCGGCTCCGCTATCTGCCGCGGTTCCGGCAATCGGATTTGCCGCATCCCAGCTTGCCGCGTTGAATGGCGAGTTCGCGGCCAAGGGGCTTGTGATGGCAACAGCCGGGGCGGTTGTGTCCTTGATGGTGGTTACTGCCGAGGATGTGCCTGTATTCGGCGCGCCAAACACGCCGTCAATTGCGCGGGCTGTGATGGTATACACCACTGCTTCGGGCGTACTCCCGTCCGGCGTAAAGTTGTAGGTCCAGTTTGCGAAATTATCTGCGGTTCCCGCCGCGTTCCAAGCGGCCCCTGCTGACCATGCCGCGCCGTTCCAGTACTGCAAATCGCTGGAGCGCTGGATGGAAACCGATGCGCCAGCGATGATTGTGCCGCCCGGGTCAGACGCAGTACCTGCCACCGTAACAGCGCTTGCCTGGTAGGAGCCGTTTGCCGGAGCCGTGATATTCACGTTCGGGCTTGATGTGTTTCCGGTGAGCATAACCAGGGCGCTGTCAGCCGTGTTGCCCGCCTCATCAGTTGAGCGGCTGCCCGTGATATAGGTATCGCCGTCCGTGATGGTTGGCGTAAAATTATAGCTCCACGTGAGAAAATCATCCGCGCTCGTTGCAGTGAGCCACGTCTGCGCGGCGACCCATGCGGAACCGTTCCAATACTCTTTAGGGGTTGGGCTGAAGTTCTGCAAAAATACCTCAACCTTGGATAGTCCGGTTGTTGAGCCGTTCACCGGCATGTGCGTGCCCGCATCAGACGCGGTTCCGGTTGCCGTAAAACTGCCCGCAATGTGGTTGCCGCTTGAGGGCGATCCGTACGCGGCGCCGGGATTGGCAGTGTCAATCTCAAATGTATTGTTGGGCGCGGTCTGCGGAGTTGAGACATTGCCCGCGTCATCAATCGCGGACACGCGCCAGGAGTACACCCCGTCCGGCAGTGCAACCATGGTGGACGTGGCAGAGAGAGACGTGAGAGCGCCTGCGGTCTCAAGGCTCGCGATGATTGAACTGAAGTCCGGGTTGTCGTCAATTTCAACGCGGTAGCGGCTCACATCAGCGGACAAAGACGGCGCCCACACGAACTGCAAAGAGTTGCTCGGCCCGAATCGGACCACGGTTGAGTTCAACGTGGTTGGGCGGACCAGGGAATCAGGCGCATCAGGCGCCGTGAAATCCGTTGCCGCGCTTGCGGTACTCGCGTTCTGCTCAATATTTCCAACTGCGTCCTGGGAGCGGACTGCAAATATATACAACGAATCTGCGGAAAGCGGCGGAGTCACATGCTGGTTGGCGCCGACCGGAACAACTGCGACGGGAGCGGCATAATTGACAAAACCTGAACCGTTGTTTGAGTATACGTTGTATTGGGTTACATCTGTTTCCGGGGATGATGCGGTCCAGGTGAGCGTCGCAACCAAAGTGCCGGAGTTTACGCTTGCGGTCAAGTTTGCCGGAGCAGGAGGCGCTACCCCGTCAATAGCCGCGCTTGATGCGGCATCGCGGTATGAACCCGTGTTGGCGCCGTTGTTTGCGAAGAACACGCGAGGCGTTCCGGCAGCCGAATCACCTGCCTGCACAACGTAGGTTCCGGAGTAGTTGGCGCCGCTGCCGCCGAGAGGAAATGAGATTGAGCCAATCTCAACGCGCGCCGCCTTGCCAGCTGTGCCGGATGCTGTTGCGGTGATCACATCACCCAGCTTGTAGGTGTTCGTGTTGACGGAGAAAGACGAGATGGCGGGAACGTTGGCGATGGTAACGGTATTTGTTTCCATGCTCGCCTTGCTTGTGGCGCCGTTTGCATCTGTGAAATAGAGCGTTGGCCCGCTCCACGCGAGCGAGGACGTGCCCTGCGGCACGAAATCAGCAACTTTGACAGTGTACTTGTAGTTCTTAAAATCAAACGGAGCAAGAATTCCGATATTCAAACCCAGGCCGTCAAAGAATGACGTGTTGTCATCAGCCAAAGCGTTCC
This sequence is a window from Parcubacteria group bacterium. Protein-coding genes within it:
- a CDS encoding fibronectin type III domain-containing protein; the protein is MRLIAQKLIYSPLVIAVLIASGIIGVAVSANNDILIGAKVWKTGMADWGNSITLEPGQEFKITHYAVNAGASIVTSVRLVDEPGSNTAYIDDSTYQLAPDGVTWNALADDNTSFFDGLGLNIGILAPFDFKNYKYTVKVADFVPQGTSSLAWSGPTLYFTDANGATSKASMETNTVTIANVPAISSFSVNTNTYKLGDVITATASGTAGKAARVEIGSISFPLGGSGANYSGTYVVQAGDSAAGTPRVFFANNGANTGSYRDAASSAAIDGVAPPAPANLTASVNSGTLVATLTWTASSPETDVTQYNVYSNNGSGFVNYAAPVAVVPVGANQHVTPPLSADSLYIFAVRSQDAVGNIEQNASTASAATDFTAPDAPDSLVRPTTLNSTVVRFGPSNSLQFVWAPSLSADVSRYRVEIDDNPDFSSIIASLETAGALTSLSATSTMVALPDGVYSWRVSAIDDAGNVSTPQTAPNNTFEIDTANPGAAYGSPSSGNHIAGSFTATGTASDAGTHMPVNGSTTGLSKVEVFLQNFSPTPKEYWNGSAWVAAQTWLTATSADDFLTWSYNFTPTITDGDTYITGSRSTDEAGNTADSALVMLTGNTSSPNVNITAPANGSYQASAVTVAGTASDPGGTIIAGASVSIQRSSDLQYWNGAAWSAGAAWNAAGTADNFANWTYNFTPDGSTPEAVVYTITARAIDGVFGAPNTGTSSAVTTIKDTTAPAVAITSPLAANSPFNAASWDAANPIAGTAADSGAGVASVEVAVRDSSGNYWNGTDWTSLTAVWFSATSLDSFATWKYLNAGSDFIPDKDDDFTVYARATDNAISAPNTSTAVSESITYDTAAPVIANVVVTNSTMHNITTLIKNGDVFILSAVITDALQAGMALSDITADLTAITGNPSDISVAPTSYNTSTGEAVWNFASAAGTSNQNLGVSITATDPAGNAALFTNNAVIVADNTAPAIAAAALEAPSAPGIAWPGGSTQNITWTSSDITDTNLAANPITLEYSIDGSNWNLIAANEANDGTHSWAVPSINSNTVLVRITAVDQVNNTSNDTSDNQFTIDSAAPAVPANALTAPNGGEAWIAGTNRTITWNNAAITDNFNLAANPITLEYTTDGLAWNPIAGNVANDGAYAWTAPLIDFTAVKVRITAADAAGNAANDQSDANFAIGLPPVVVQARAMSDTLIEVEWDKSLASAGAFANYTATGTTATAAVISGGNDKIVNLTVNGLNNTGFTAADLAISAGTVIDTFNFVNEAAAGESIIDRQAPITDIANSYPNSDQLIVDYSPKIRIAISEAPDLGSTVFKYDAGAQAPVYNAGTGMLEFDIAATLAPGQHSITLDLVDVAGNAETTQTWNFWIDQLEVTVTANPVVYTFNGNVFDESDGTEQQTVSISSWGAGYTIYARFNPDFGDGFGNTIADVDIKQDSQGWSDKIDLAGAALVSIVNVPKPAIPYGAAPQVDTYTFDVGATIPGIAQPAGDYRGTLEFVVIPEY